The sequence ACCGTCGATAAACGGGGCTGGGTACGTGCACTGGGTTGCGCCAGGTACGTTAGCTTGGGGGCGTCTACGGCCCTATCTTTGTGGCATGGCCCTTCCCTCCTACGCCGCCCGTGTTCGCGACGGCCTGAACTTCGCCAGCAAACTGACGCCCCGCCGCATGGCCAATGCCCTGCGGGTGCTCACCAGTTTTTACGCCTCCCGGCGAAGTGGCCTGCCCGAGCAGCGTGGTCTGCCGGTATCGCTGTCGGTAGAGCCAACGACCTCTTGCAACCTCCGTTGTCCGGAATGCCCCAGCGGCCTGCGTTCATTTACCCGGCCAACGGGTATGCTGGGTGATGCGCTCTTCAAACGGACCATCGACGAACTGCACGACACGCTGCTGTACCTGATTTTCTACTTCCAGGGCGAGCCGTACCTGCACCCGCAGTTTCTGGAACTGGTGCGCTACGCCGCCGACCGGAAGATATACACCGCCACCAGCACCAACGCCCACTACCTCACCGACGACAACGCCCGCAAAACAATCGAGTCGGGGCTGGACCGGCTTATTATTTCTATTGACGGCACCACGCAGGACGTTTATGAGCAGTATCGGGTGGGGGGCAAACTGGAGAAAGTACTTGAAGGCACCCGCAACCTGATGCGCTGGAAACGCGAACTAAACTCGCGCACGCCGCATGTGATCTTCCAGTTTCTGGTGGTGCGGCCCAACGAGCACCAGATTGCCGAGGTGCACGCTCTGGCCCGCGAGTTAGGCGTCGATGAGGTAAAGCTGAAGACCGCCCAGATTTACGACTACGAACACGGCTCCGACCTGATGCCCACCCTCGAGCGGTATAGCCGCTACGCCCCCAAGCCCGAT comes from Fibrella aestuarina BUZ 2 and encodes:
- a CDS encoding SPASM domain-containing protein encodes the protein MALPSYAARVRDGLNFASKLTPRRMANALRVLTSFYASRRSGLPEQRGLPVSLSVEPTTSCNLRCPECPSGLRSFTRPTGMLGDALFKRTIDELHDTLLYLIFYFQGEPYLHPQFLELVRYAADRKIYTATSTNAHYLTDDNARKTIESGLDRLIISIDGTTQDVYEQYRVGGKLEKVLEGTRNLMRWKRELNSRTPHVIFQFLVVRPNEHQIAEVHALARELGVDEVKLKTAQIYDYEHGSDLMPTLERYSRYAPKPDGTFGIKNALLDHCWRMWHSCVMTWDGRIVPCCFDKDADHQLGTLQEHSFREVWFSDAYRRFRQTLIQSRAEIEMCRNCTEGAKVWA